One stretch of Eupeodes corollae chromosome 2, idEupCoro1.1, whole genome shotgun sequence DNA includes these proteins:
- the LOC129948388 gene encoding uncharacterized protein LOC129948388 isoform X5: MCLSIRNLCSSCRGRAQKSSERSENDPSIQSVQQEVVVPRIKKVSSICLNLPAAGLGSRPASIISSVSTDEGGFNEPSPEIKAKLKPAYDFEPQNFVGLGGGGAPDQQQHHNPLLEDEIDKSMVSPIVDNNPLHQYNNEDEEKPSLNYVDVGYRLNPDGSESREVFGESELYETAKIDLHKSFHANGFAQETTTVYAVIKPDVPPPAELFYHGEPVVHQEITSSPAHSPPKIPPSPLRRRSSDISGSVGSSSKSPPPPPPLIPSVTTSPIKKPPCAAPLETQDEFESPELPALPQRPPPLPEGPPLDMQDIEYADMSGGEDNDILEDDQEDEEIEEEEEVLNRNKRTNESLEMGREDSLPDDMTADEAERLLSSRILESKIRQQPLLSDEQAKEVEQILSAPAAASTATPATPVTEVTQIVATKIVVSSHHHHHHHHQLVEEERRVVEDDPEEEGEEELEPEPEPQPKCNNYERVDDEDEPEWLRDVLEAPNRSLENSIHSESASFLDVDNEPHQVDLGVTVTANKVETTYDEEINCNTTFDVGSEYNKHDIFNQTYVQESLHDSIVSAESADSTTHNSLQTTTIDDSIISSKHNSNYSLADHETTATTTTTQLDENQFYIPEYPPVRSKEVYVEGGVHYFEDGNFWMEVPGLLESDDDDITYPPIAVKKNNKIRFSSGAIQVFSTFSVTDYDRRNEDVDPVAASAEYELEKRVEKMHVFPVELMKGPEGLGLSIIGMGVGADAGLEKLGIFVKTITDNGAAARDGRIQVNDQIIEVDGKSLVGVTQAYAASVLRNTSGLVKFQIGRERDPENSEVAQLIRLSLQADKEKEERLKRQQEEYLRRTLDYSEDSTQPASANSSVSEGPTSPVQVEHPMEVEATHSQEVESLKRLLQESEMSCLLKEDIITNLRRKLVKLETTGNEDELLNERLRQTERELTNIKKEASNLQNMLQQSQSQYMALDKKYNKAKRLVREFQQREVDMVHREEFYQQLLQEKDTEYNALVKKLKDRVINLEHELQETQRKAGFPVVLPYDSTTLKLTPQMVRKAPPKPLFHKLETELSDTEISDLSPDGEGVKTATVERKVPIKDELDAAVPQHELLDNSATKTKIDLGRASRGGLANRQLPTGKKSLSNSSSDCGLDSEDDMGTNDTSSTGTTMVSNGNHQNGHHNLHNSDKYVREQQINQLYAQVHKDHKTHSTIPNIFKTTSSDSSFGVSKDLNSSYDSILGSNDKLSENDQTENWMYPSRRRGNKAPPASFTDQLNQVLSDRERRLGDGSSRHSSDDYTEINKSQSSAAISAKTLINEIRQAVNEAQPKVKNVVPQSLSPPGTVPWQQQSQLSSSHQQGPPSPTSMSSGSTSPGYSPSRCMDLSGSSSSFSERKSTHNYKGGPVHEWTKEQVGHWLMGIDLDRYIPVFKEHNVEGGALLTLDSKDFKTLGVSGDDKQRLKRRLKDLKASIEKERKDQERERREREKAIRKAEKKAAKKK, translated from the exons gACGAGCTCAAAAATCATCAGAACGAAGTGAAAACGATCCCTCGATACAGTCTGTGCAACAAGAAGTCGTGGTACCCAGAATCAAGAAAGTTTCAAGCATTTGTCTTAATTTGCCTGCGGCTGGATTGGGTTCTCGTCCAGCGAGTATTATAAGCTCGGTTAGTACCGATGAAGGAGGATTCAATGAGCCATCGCCAGAAATTAAGGCCAAACTTAAGCCTGCCTATGATTTCGAGCCACAAAATTTCGTAGGATTAGGAGGAGGAGGAGCTCCCGATCAGCAACAGCATCACAATCCTCTATTAGAGGATGAGATTGACAAATCAATGGTATCGCCAATTGTGGATAACAACCCATTGCATCAATATAACAACGAAGACGAAGAGAAACCATCTCTGAATTATGTAGACGTTGGCTATAGGTTAAATCCCGATGGAAGCGAGAGTCGAGAGGTCTTCGGAGAATCAGAACTCTATGAGACTGCCAAGATCGATTTGCACAAAAGTTTCCATGCCAATGGCTTTGCCCAAGAAACTACGACAGTGTATGCCGTGATTAAACCCGATGTTCCACCACCGGCTGAACTCTTTTACCATGGAGAACCGGTGGTGCATCAAGAGATAACGTCGTCGCCAGCCCATTCTCCACCAAAAATTCCGCCAAGTCCGTTGCGACGCAGAAGTTCCGACATAAGCGGAAGTGTTGGCAGCTCATCGAAatcaccaccaccgccaccaccaTTGATTCCCAGTGTCACTACATCACCAATCAAGAAACCACCATGCGCAGCACCATTAGAGACTCAAGATGAATTCGAAAGTCCCGAACTGCCGGCCTTGCCACAAAGACCGCCACCACTGCCCGAAGGACCACCACTCGATATGCAGGATATAGAATATGCCGATATGAGTGGTGGTGAAGATAATGACATTTTAGAAGACGACCAAGAAGATGAAGAAAttgaggaagaagaagaagttttgAATCGTAATAAAAGAACGAATGAATCACTTGAAATGGGACGTGAAGATAGCCTGCCAGATGATATGACTGCCGATGAGGCTGAGCGGTTGTTGAGCTCAAG AATTTTGGAAAGCAAAATAAG acaACAACCCCTACTATCGGACGAGCAAGCAAAGGAAGTCGAGCAGATTTTATCTGCACCTGCAGCTGCATCAACTGCAACTCCAGCTACTCCAGTTACTGAAGTTACTCAAATAGTTGccacaaaaattgttgtttctagtcatcatcatcatcaccatcatcatcagttaGTGGAAGAAGAGCGTAGAGTAGTAGAGGACGATCCAGAAGAGGAAGGGGAGGAGGAGCTCGAGCCCGAGCCCGAGCCCCAACCCAAGTGTAACAACTACGAAAGGGTCGACGATGAAGACGAACCCGAGTGGTTGCGCGATGTCCTTGAAGCACCAAATCGAAGTCTAGAGAACTCGATCCATAGCGAATCGGCAAGTTTCCTCGATGTCGACAATGAACCTCATCAAGTGGATCTTGGTGTCACTGTAACTGCCAACAAAGTCGAAACAACCTACGACGAGGAAATAAACTGCAACACAACCTTCGACGTTGGTTCCGAGTACAACAAACATGACATCTTCAATCAGACCTATGTCCAAGAGTCACTCCATGATAGTATCGTTTCTGCTGAATCTGCTGATTCCACAACTCACAACAGCCTACAAACCACAACTATCGACGATAGCATTATCTCGAGCAAACACAATTCGAATTACTCCTTGGCAGATCATGAGACCACAgcaacaaccacaacaacacAGCTAGACGAAAACCAATTCTATATACCAGAATATCCGCCAGTCCGGAGCAAAGAAGTCTACGTCGAGGGTGGTGTTCATTACTTTGAGGATGGCAATTTCTGGATGGAAGTACCCGGTCTGCTAGAATCTGATGATGACGATATAACCTATCCGCCCATAGCAGTGAAGAAGAATAATAAGATTCGATTTAGTTCGGGAGCGATTCAGGTGTTTTCGACTTTCTCCGTGACCGATTACGATCGACGCAATGAAGATGTTGATCCGGTTGCCGCTTCGGCGGAATATGAACTTGAGAAGCGTGTCGAGAAGATGCACGTCTTTCCAGTGGAATTAATGAAAGGTCCCGAAGGACTTGGTTTGAGTATTATTGGTATGGGCGTTGGAGCCGATGCTGGTTTAGAGAAATTAGGaatatttgttaaaacaatTACTGATAATGGTGCTGCAGCTAGAGATGGACGTATTCAG GTCAATGATCAAATAATCGAAGTTGATGGAAAAAGTTTAGTGGGCGTTACTCAAGCCTATGCAGCGTCAGTTTTACGCAACACATCTGGTCTAGTCAAATTTCAAATTGGTCGTGAGCGAGATCCAGAAAATTCTGAAGTTGCTCAATTGATACGTTTGAGTCTGCAAGCagacaaagaaaaagaagaacgaTTAAAGAG acaACAAGAAGAATATCTACGTCGAACTCTGGATTATTCAGAAGACTCAACACAACCAGCTTCAGCTAATTCAAGTGTATCCGAGGGACCAACAAGTCCCGTTCAAGTTGAACATCCAATGGAGGTCGAAGCAACACACTCCCAAGAAGTGGAGTCTCTAAAGAGACTTCTACAAGAG aGTGAAATGAGTTGCCTTTTAAAAGAAGACATAATCACTAACTTAAGAAGAAAG cttgtAAAATTAGAAACAACCGGCAATGAAGATGAATTGCTGAACGAACGTTTACGCCAAACCGAACGTGAATTAACtaacattaaaaaagaggcttcTAACCTGCAAAATATGTTACAACAATCCCAAAGTCAATATATGGCTTTGGATAAGAAATACAACAAAGCCAAACGTTTGGTCCGTGAATTTCAACAACGTGAAGTTGATATGGTCCATCGTGAGGAATTCTATCAGCAGCTATTGCAAGAGAAGGATACCGAATATAATGCCCTGGTGAAAAAGCTCAAAGATCGTGTTATCAATTTGGAACATGAATTGCAAGAGACTCAGCGAAAGGCTGGTTTTCCTGTTGTCCTGCCATATGATAGCACCACGCTTAAGTTAACGCCACAAATGGTTCGTAAGGCACCACCAAAGCCGCTGTTCCACAAATTAGAGACTGAACTTTCTGATACTGAGATTTCTGATTTGTCACCCGATGGGGAGGGTGTTAAGACTGCCACAGTAGAGAGGAAGGTTCCAATTAAGGATGAACTCGATGCAGCTGTTCCACAACATGAATTGCTTGATAATTCAGCTACAAAGACTAAGATCGATTTGGGTAGGG CATCACGTGGAGGTTTGGCAAATCGCCAATTACCCACAGGTAAGAAGAGTCTGAGCAATAGCAGCTCCGATTGCGGCCTTGATAGTGAGGATGACATGGGTACAAATGATACATCATCGACGGGAACTACAATGGTATCAAATGGCAACCATCAAAACGGACATCATAATTTGCACAACAGTGACAAATACGTTCGGGAACAACAAATCAATCAGCTTTACGCTCAAGTGCACAAGGACCACAAAACCCATTCCACTATACCAAATATATTCAAGACCACCAGCAGTGATTCATCGTTTGGTGTCAGTAAGGATCTCAATAGCTCATATGACAGTATACTTGGTTCGAATGATAAACTCTCAGAGAACGATCAAACCGAGAACTGGATGTATCCAAGTCGTCGGAGAGGTAACAAAGCACCACCGGCTTCTTTCACCGATCAACTGAATCAAGTTCTATCCGATCGAGAAAG acgCCTTGGTGATGGTTCATCTCGACATTCCAGCGATGATTACACCGAAATCAATAAAAGCCAAAGTTCAGCGGCCATAAGTGCCAAGACGTTGATCAATGAAATTCGACAGGCCGTCAACGAAGCCCAACCAAAAG TTAAAAACGTTGTTCCTCAATCCCTTTCTCCGCCTGGTACAGTTCCATGGCAGCAACAATCACAGTTGTCGTCGTCGCACCAGCAAGGTCCACCGTCCCCCACAAGCATGTCGTCTGGTTCGACATCGCCCGGCTATTCGCCAAGTCGTTGCATGGATCTATCCGGATCGAGTAGTAGTTTCTCGGAAAGGAAATCCACTCACAATTACAAAGGTGGACCTGTGCACGAGTGGACCAAAGAACAG GTTGGACACTGGTTAATGGGCATCGATCTTGATCGTTACATTCCAGTATTCAAGGAGCACAACGTCGAAGGCGGTGCTCTGCTCACTCTAGATTCCAAAGATTTCAAAACCCTTGGTGTCTCGGGCGATGATAAACAACGTCTAAAACGGCGATTAAAAGATCTCAAGGCAAGCATTGAGAAGGAACGTAAAGATCAAGAACGTGAGAGACGTGAACGTGAAAAGGCCATACGCAAAGCTGAAAAGAAAGCtgctaaaaaaaagtaa